A genomic region of Methanothermobacter thermautotrophicus str. Delta H contains the following coding sequences:
- the dapB gene encoding 4-hydroxy-tetrahydrodipicolinate reductase, which produces MIRVAVTGACGRMGSGIIRRVLEEEDMELVAAIEAPGTPLRGRDIGEFTGRGSVGVEVTDASNLADTLAETEPDVLVDFTVASAAVETIKTSTEAGVNLVVGTTGFSEEEMQTVRDCIERSGVRAVIAPNMAVGVNVFFKVLRDLAPILSDYDVEIIEAHHRHKKDAPSGTAVRALEVISEATGRRASEVAVHGRSGLTGERSRDEIGVHAVRGGDIVGDHIVLFAGDGERLEIVHRAHSRDAFIGGVIRAIRFIEDAEPGRIMDMGDVLGIN; this is translated from the coding sequence TTGATAAGGGTTGCAGTTACAGGCGCATGCGGGCGCATGGGATCAGGGATAATAAGGAGGGTCCTTGAAGAGGAGGACATGGAACTGGTGGCAGCAATTGAGGCTCCCGGCACACCCCTCAGGGGCAGGGACATAGGAGAGTTCACAGGAAGAGGCAGTGTTGGAGTTGAGGTAACTGATGCATCAAATCTTGCAGATACCCTTGCAGAGACAGAACCCGACGTCCTTGTTGACTTCACAGTCGCATCTGCAGCAGTCGAAACAATAAAGACTTCAACCGAGGCCGGTGTTAACCTTGTGGTTGGCACAACAGGTTTTTCAGAGGAGGAGATGCAGACAGTAAGGGACTGCATAGAAAGGTCAGGTGTGAGGGCCGTAATCGCACCGAACATGGCAGTGGGGGTCAACGTGTTCTTCAAGGTCCTCAGGGATCTTGCACCGATCCTCTCTGACTATGACGTTGAGATCATTGAGGCACACCACAGACACAAGAAGGACGCACCATCAGGTACAGCTGTACGTGCACTGGAGGTCATCTCAGAGGCCACAGGCAGAAGGGCCAGTGAGGTCGCAGTCCATGGCCGATCCGGACTCACAGGCGAGAGGAGCAGGGATGAGATAGGTGTCCATGCAGTTAGGGGTGGTGACATCGTCGGGGACCACATTGTCCTATTTGCAGGTGACGGTGAGCGCCTTGAGATAGTTCACAGGGCTCACAGCAGGGATGCCTTCATAGGTGGAGTCATAAGGGCTATAAGATTCATTGAGGATGCAGAACCCGGAAGGATAATGGATATGGGGGATGTTCTGGGAATAAACTGA